A window of Sodalis praecaptivus genomic DNA:
TTAGGCGGATTAAACTTCACATGATAAACCCGGCCCGAAGGCGCATGTACCCGGCGACCGACAATACGGTCGATGATAAGCGAATCCGGCACCGCGAACTCCAGCACATAATCCACCGCGATGCCCGCCTCTTTCATGGCATCCGCCTGGGGAAGGGTACGGGGAAACCCATCCAATAAGAAACCCTGGCGGCAGTCGTCTTGTTTAATACGTTCTTTGACCAGCGCGATCACCAGCTCGTCGGTCACCAGTTTGCCGGCATCCATGAGCGCCTTGGCCTGCTTGCCGAGTTCGGATTGCGCTTTCACCGCGGCACGTAGCATATCGCCGGTGGAAATCTGCGGAATGCCGTACTTCTCCATGATAAATTGTGCCTGAGTGCCTTTACCAGCGCCCGGAGCGCCCAGCAGAATGATACGCATTGCGTCAATCCCCTTGCTAATCCAAAAGTATTTTTAAAATCTGAAAAAAAACGATAAACCATACCACTACCGGCAC
This region includes:
- the adk gene encoding adenylate kinase, with protein sequence MRIILLGAPGAGKGTQAQFIMEKYGIPQISTGDMLRAAVKAQSELGKQAKALMDAGKLVTDELVIALVKERIKQDDCRQGFLLDGFPRTLPQADAMKEAGIAVDYVLEFAVPDSLIIDRIVGRRVHAPSGRVYHVKFNPPKQEGKDDVTGEPLTTRKDDQEDTVRKRLVEYHQQTAPLINYYRKEADAGNTRYFTIDGTRNVNEVSAELAAILG